Proteins encoded by one window of Streptomyces sp. ALI-76-A:
- a CDS encoding D-alanine--D-alanine ligase family protein yields MSTENLPQSPEQPPRKPRVAVVFGGRSSEHGISTVTAGAVLRALDRTKYDVLPIGITREGRWVLTADEPERMAISERRTPGVEELADSSEGGVVLPVDPASREVVYSEPGSVPKALGDIDVVFPVLHGPYGEDGTLQGLLELSGVPYVGSGVLASAVGQDKEYMKRVFTSFGLKVGPYVVIRPREWERDEPGARKKIVDFAAEHGWPLFVKPARAGSSIGITKVDDLAGLDEAIAEAQRHDPKILVEAALRGREIECGVLEFEDGPRASVPAEIPPPDAHAYYDFEAKYIDSTPGIVPAPLTPEETARVRRLAVDAFEAASCEGLVRADFFLTEDGEFVINEINTMPGFTPISMYPQMWQASGIAYGELVDRLIQAALRRSTGLR; encoded by the coding sequence ATGAGCACTGAGAACCTCCCCCAGAGCCCTGAGCAGCCGCCCCGCAAGCCGCGCGTGGCCGTCGTGTTCGGCGGGCGCAGCTCCGAACACGGGATCTCGACGGTCACCGCGGGCGCCGTCCTGCGGGCCCTCGACCGGACGAAGTACGACGTCCTGCCGATCGGCATCACCCGGGAGGGCCGCTGGGTGCTCACCGCGGACGAACCGGAACGCATGGCGATCAGCGAACGCCGTACCCCCGGCGTCGAGGAACTCGCCGACTCCAGCGAGGGCGGCGTGGTGCTCCCCGTCGACCCGGCGAGCCGCGAAGTCGTCTACAGCGAGCCCGGATCGGTCCCCAAGGCGCTCGGCGACATCGACGTCGTCTTCCCGGTGCTGCACGGCCCCTACGGCGAGGACGGCACCCTCCAGGGCCTGCTGGAGCTCTCCGGTGTGCCGTACGTGGGTTCCGGTGTGCTCGCCTCGGCCGTCGGCCAGGACAAGGAGTACATGAAGCGGGTGTTCACCTCCTTCGGGCTGAAGGTGGGCCCGTACGTGGTGATCCGGCCGCGTGAGTGGGAGCGCGACGAGCCGGGCGCCCGCAAGAAGATCGTCGACTTCGCCGCAGAGCACGGCTGGCCCCTGTTCGTGAAGCCCGCGCGCGCGGGCTCGTCGATCGGCATCACCAAGGTCGACGACCTCGCGGGGCTGGACGAGGCCATCGCCGAGGCGCAGCGGCACGACCCGAAGATCCTGGTGGAGGCGGCGCTGCGCGGCCGCGAGATCGAGTGCGGGGTCCTGGAGTTCGAGGACGGGCCGCGCGCCTCGGTCCCCGCGGAGATCCCGCCGCCGGACGCGCACGCGTACTACGACTTCGAGGCCAAGTACATCGACTCGACGCCCGGCATCGTGCCCGCGCCGCTGACGCCCGAGGAGACGGCGCGGGTGCGGCGGCTGGCGGTGGACGCCTTCGAGGCCGCGTCCTGCGAGGGCCTGGTCCGCGCGGACTTCTTCCTCACCGAGGACGGCGAGTTCGTGATCAACGAGATCAACACCATGCCCGGCTTCACGCCGATCTCGATGTACCCGCAGATGTGGCAGGCGAGCGGGATCGCCTACGGCGAGCTGGTGGACCGGCTGATCCAGGCGGCCCTGCGCAGGTCCACCGGCCTGCGCTGA
- the cofC gene encoding 2-phospho-L-lactate guanylyltransferase, which yields MQWTLVIPVKALARAKSRLSDTAADGLRPGLALAFAQDTVAAALACAAVKDVAVVTNDALAGRELGALGARIVSDEPRGGLNAALAHAADAVRASRPESAVAALNADLPALRPLELARVLDAASEFPRAFLPDAAAIGTTLLTAREGEELRPAFGTDSRSRHRAAGAVELTLDAVDSVRQDVDTGADLRAALVLGVGPRTAAQAARLLIPGQ from the coding sequence GTGCAGTGGACCTTGGTCATACCCGTGAAGGCGCTGGCGCGGGCGAAGAGCAGGCTCTCGGACACCGCCGCCGACGGTCTGCGCCCGGGCCTGGCGCTCGCCTTCGCCCAGGACACCGTGGCGGCCGCCCTGGCCTGCGCCGCCGTGAAGGATGTGGCAGTCGTCACCAACGACGCCCTGGCCGGCCGGGAGCTGGGCGCGCTGGGGGCCCGCATCGTCTCCGACGAGCCGCGCGGCGGCCTGAACGCGGCTCTGGCGCACGCGGCGGACGCCGTACGCGCATCGCGACCGGAAAGCGCCGTGGCGGCCCTCAACGCGGATCTGCCGGCACTGCGCCCGCTGGAATTGGCCCGGGTCCTGGACGCGGCCTCGGAATTCCCCCGTGCGTTTCTCCCGGATGCCGCCGCGATCGGCACCACTCTGCTGACCGCCCGGGAAGGCGAGGAATTGCGCCCCGCCTTCGGTACGGATTCCCGCTCGCGCCACCGCGCCGCGGGAGCGGTCGAACTCACCCTCGACGCGGTGGATTCCGTACGCCAGGACGTGGACACCGGAGCCGACCTGCGTGCCGCGCTGGTCCTCGGCGTGGGCCCCCGCACGGCGGCTCAGGCCGCGCGCCTGCTGATCCCCGGGCAGTAG
- a CDS encoding lysophospholipid acyltransferase family protein — protein MPRRRIGFWYRFAAVLCKPPLVVLIKRDWRGMEHIPADGGFITAVNHNSHIDPFAYGHFQYNTGRVPRFLAKSSLFTKGFVGAAMRGTGQIPVYRESTDALSAFRAAIAAVERGECVAFYPEGTLTRDPMGWPMVAKTGAARVALQTRCPVIPVAQWGANEVLPPYARKLNLLPRKTSRVLAGPPVDLQRFYDKEMTPELLKEATEAIMAAVTRQLEEIRGEKAPATPYDPRHERREQRRRTRAQTQRKVGQEEGQGT, from the coding sequence GTGCCCCGCCGCAGAATCGGCTTCTGGTACCGCTTCGCAGCGGTGCTCTGCAAACCGCCGCTGGTGGTTCTGATCAAGCGGGACTGGCGCGGAATGGAGCACATTCCGGCTGATGGCGGATTTATTACCGCGGTGAACCACAATTCGCACATCGATCCCTTCGCGTACGGGCACTTCCAGTACAACACCGGCCGCGTTCCGCGATTCCTGGCGAAGAGCAGTCTTTTCACAAAGGGATTCGTCGGCGCCGCGATGCGCGGTACCGGACAGATCCCCGTCTACCGCGAGAGCACCGACGCGCTCAGTGCCTTCCGGGCCGCCATCGCCGCCGTCGAGCGCGGTGAGTGCGTCGCCTTCTACCCCGAGGGCACCCTCACCCGCGACCCGATGGGCTGGCCCATGGTCGCCAAGACCGGTGCCGCCCGGGTCGCCCTTCAGACCAGGTGCCCGGTGATCCCGGTGGCCCAGTGGGGCGCCAACGAGGTGCTGCCGCCGTACGCCAGGAAGCTCAACCTCCTTCCGCGCAAGACCTCCCGGGTGCTCGCCGGGCCCCCGGTGGATCTGCAGCGCTTCTACGACAAGGAGATGACCCCGGAGCTCCTGAAGGAGGCGACCGAGGCCATCATGGCCGCCGTCACCCGTCAGCTGGAGGAGATCCGCGGCGAGAAGGCGCCCGCCACGCCCTACGACCCGCGCCACGAGCGACGTGAGCAGCGGCGCCGGACCCGGGCACAGACGCAGCGGAAGGTCGGACAGGAAGAGGGGCAGGGCACGTGA
- a CDS encoding DUF3515 domain-containing protein, giving the protein MNLFRHRRRILIGPPALAVLITVAGCSSADDTASTAVPSPAAKVVKLCRNLDKVLPSKVDGESRRDPGPASALTAGWGGPAIILRCGVEQPPKMVDPKVAEGGDPDAVAGGVNGVDWLMEKRDDGAYRFTTANRSAYVEVTVPEGQDSAGVLTGLAPAVKKAIPEGVAPRGSAGR; this is encoded by the coding sequence GTGAACCTCTTCCGTCACCGGCGCCGCATCCTCATCGGGCCGCCCGCGCTTGCCGTGTTGATCACGGTCGCGGGCTGCTCCTCAGCAGACGACACCGCGTCGACGGCGGTTCCCAGTCCGGCCGCGAAGGTCGTGAAGCTGTGCCGGAACCTGGACAAGGTACTGCCGTCGAAGGTGGACGGTGAGAGCCGCCGCGACCCCGGGCCCGCCTCGGCGCTGACCGCGGGCTGGGGAGGCCCGGCGATCATACTGCGCTGCGGTGTCGAACAACCGCCGAAGATGGTCGATCCCAAGGTGGCCGAGGGCGGCGACCCGGACGCGGTGGCCGGCGGCGTGAACGGCGTCGACTGGCTGATGGAGAAGCGGGACGACGGGGCGTACCGCTTCACCACCGCCAATCGCTCCGCGTACGTCGAGGTGACCGTGCCGGAGGGGCAGGACAGCGCGGGCGTGCTGACCGGCCTGGCGCCGGCCGTGAAGAAGGCGATTCCCGAGGGCGTCGCCCCACGGGGCAGCGCGGGCCGGTAG
- a CDS encoding Lrp/AsnC ligand binding domain-containing protein: MVQAYILIQTEVGKASTVAETISKIPGVTQADDVTGPYDVIVRAQADTVDDLGRMVVAKVQQVDGITRTLTCPVVHL, from the coding sequence GTGGTACAGGCGTACATCCTGATCCAGACGGAGGTCGGCAAAGCGTCGACCGTCGCCGAGACGATCAGCAAGATCCCTGGGGTCACCCAGGCCGATGACGTGACAGGACCCTACGACGTCATCGTGCGCGCCCAGGCAGACACCGTGGACGATCTCGGCCGCATGGTGGTCGCGAAGGTCCAGCAGGTGGACGGCATCACCCGCACCCTGACCTGCCCGGTCGTTCATCTGTAG
- a CDS encoding NAD(P)H-dependent glycerol-3-phosphate dehydrogenase yields the protein MSKPVKAAVFSAGSWGTAFGMVLADAGCEVTLWARREEVAEAVNSTRTNPDYLPGVELPQNLRATTDAAEAAAGADFTVLSVPSQTLRANLAEWTPLLAPDTVLVSLMKGVELGSAMRMSEVVEDVAKVGPSRIAVVTGPNLAREIAARMPAAAVVACTDEGVARRLQAACHTPYFRPYTNTDIVGCELGGAVKNVIGLAVGIVDGMGLGDNAKGSLITRGLAETTRLGLAMGADPLTFSGLAGLGDLVATCSSPLSRNHTFGTNLGRGMTLQETIAVTKQTAEGVKSCESVLDLARRHGVDMPITETVVGIVHEGKPPVVALKELMSRSAKPERR from the coding sequence GTGAGCAAGCCGGTCAAGGCGGCGGTCTTCAGCGCCGGTTCGTGGGGTACGGCGTTCGGCATGGTGCTGGCCGACGCGGGATGCGAGGTCACCCTGTGGGCCCGCCGCGAGGAGGTCGCCGAAGCGGTCAACTCCACCCGCACGAACCCCGACTACCTGCCCGGTGTCGAGCTGCCGCAGAACCTGCGGGCCACCACGGACGCGGCCGAGGCCGCCGCCGGCGCCGACTTCACGGTCCTGTCCGTCCCCTCCCAGACGCTGCGCGCCAACCTCGCCGAGTGGACGCCGCTGCTCGCGCCGGACACGGTCCTCGTGTCGCTGATGAAGGGCGTCGAACTCGGTTCCGCCATGCGGATGAGCGAGGTCGTCGAGGACGTCGCCAAGGTGGGCCCGAGCCGCATCGCCGTGGTCACCGGACCCAACCTGGCGAGGGAGATCGCCGCGCGGATGCCGGCCGCCGCCGTGGTCGCGTGCACCGACGAGGGCGTCGCCCGGCGGCTCCAGGCGGCCTGTCACACGCCGTACTTCCGCCCGTACACCAACACCGACATCGTGGGCTGCGAACTCGGCGGCGCGGTGAAGAACGTCATCGGTCTGGCCGTCGGCATCGTGGACGGCATGGGCCTGGGCGACAACGCCAAGGGCTCGCTCATCACCCGCGGCCTCGCGGAGACGACGCGCCTCGGCCTCGCGATGGGCGCCGATCCGCTGACGTTCTCCGGGCTCGCCGGGCTCGGCGACCTGGTGGCGACCTGCTCCTCGCCGCTGTCCCGCAACCACACCTTCGGCACCAACCTCGGCCGGGGCATGACCCTCCAGGAGACCATCGCGGTCACCAAGCAGACCGCCGAGGGCGTCAAGTCCTGTGAGTCCGTGCTGGATCTGGCCCGCCGGCACGGCGTCGACATGCCCATCACCGAGACGGTCGTCGGCATCGTGCACGAGGGCAAGCCGCCGGTGGTCGCGCTCAAGGAACTGATGTCGCGCAGCGCGAAACCGGAACGACGCTGA